From the Fusobacterium ulcerans ATCC 49185 genome, the window AGTTACTCTAAGGAAGACTTAGTACAGGCAGTAGAAAACAAGGAAGTTTCTTTAAAAGATGTTAAGGATAATGAACTTCCTGAAAATATGCAGAGAATGTCTTTAAAAGCTAGAGAAGGATATATTCAAAGTATTATAGATACTCGTAAAGAGATAAGAGAAGAAATAATAAAAGTTTCAAAAGAGAGAGAACAGTATATAATAGAACAGGAGAAAAAAGGAACAGCAGGTAAGAGTGAATTTGATTCTGCTGTATCAGAAGTTCTTAAAAAGCAAATAAAATAGTATAAAAATTAAAAGAAAGATGTGAAAAGTTAATAAAATTTTAAAATGTTAAAAATTTTAGAACTTTATTTTAGTCTATAAACATCTTTCTTTTTTAATTGAAATAATAAAGTGGAAATAATTATGTAAACAATGTTAGAATGTATTCATATGGCTATAAAAATTTTACAGGGAGGCAGAAAATTGAAGGATTTTTTAACTAATAAAGTTTTAATGGTAAGACCAATAGCATTTACTTATAATGCAGAAACAGCTAAAGATAATCTTTATCAAAAAAATGATCACAAAGATGGAAAAGAATTACAAGATAAGGCAGTAGTAGAATTTGATACTTTAGTAGAAAAATTGAGAGAGGCAACTATAGAAGTATTAATTGTACAAGATACTAAGGAACCTCATACTCCTGATAGCATTTTTCCAAATAATTGGTTCAGTACACATAAAGATGAAACATTAGTTTTATATCCTATGTATGCAGAAAATAGAAGATTGGAGAGAACTCCTAAAATTTTAGATTTTGTAAAAGACAAGGAAGCTCTGAAAATAATAGATCTTACTGAAAACGAAAAAGAAGGTAAAGTACTGGAAGGAACTGGAAGTATGTGCCTAGATAGAAAAAATAAGATAGCATATGCAAGTTTATCAAAGAGAACAAACAAAGAACTTTTTGAAGAGTTTTGTAAGATGATGAATTATAAGCCTGTAAGTTTCTCTGGAAAACAGACTATAGATGGGAAACAATCTCCAATATATCATACAAATGTTTTGATGGCTATTGGGGAAGAATATGTTCTTATATTTTTAGATTCAATAGTAGATGAAAAGGAAAAAGAAATAGTAAGAAAATCTATATTGAATTCTGGAAAAGAGCTTATAGAAATAACAGAAGAGCAGACAAATCATTTTTTAGGAAATGCTCTGGAACTTAGAAAAAAAGATGGAAGCAAAGTATTAGTAATGTCTAAGTCAGCCAATGATATATTAAGAGATGATCAGAGAAAAATAATAGAAAAATCAGCAAAGATAGTATATTCAGATATTCCTACAATCGAAAGATATGGTGGGGGTTCAGTAAGATGTATGATAGCAGAATTTTTCTTATAATATAGAAAGAAAAGTATGAGGGATCAAAAGCTGGATTAAATTTCTGCTCCTAGATCCCTCACTTTATTTTCAGATATCTAAATTAATTATCTATTAACTACATAAACTAGTTTTGAACTAAATATAAGTATCAGACTTTCTATAATATAGATAATAAATAAAGAAATTTCTAAATATGTCATTAAGCTAGGAAGAAAAATATGAATTACAGCTGCCAGTGTTCTAAATATAATATCAGTTTTTCTATAAAATGAAATAAGGATTCCAATAATTATTAATTCTTCTAATACCAGCAATACAATTCCATTCAATACATCTCCATTAGCTTTTACTGCTTTCTGATACTATATTATTCCAATAAATAAACAAATAGTAGCAACAAAAATACTTTCAACAGTACCTTTTGAAAATAGATATACCTGGAATATTCTCCATAAGATGTAAGATTTGTGATAGAAATTATACTATTTAATTTTATATTTTTCAAATATTAAAATTGTTTTAAATATATATATGGCTAATTTTTAAAAAATCAGAATAACTTTTAAAGATAGAAATAAAGAAAAAATTGAAAAAGTAATAAAATAAATTATTAAAAAAAATTCAAAAAAGTATTGACAAATATATAAAATTGATGTATCTTCTTAATAGAGAATTAGCACTCTTCTCACATGAGTGCTAACAAAAAGGTGATGAAAGATGTCTATTTCAGAAAGAGAAAAGCTAGTATTAAACGCAATAGTAAATTATTATTTAACTTTTGGAGATACTATCGGTTCAAGAACTTTGGTAAAAAAATATGGGATTGATCTTTCATCAGCAACTATTAGAAATGTAATGGCTGACTTGGAAGATATGGGATATATATCAAAAACTCATACATCTTCTGGGAGAATCCCTACAGACAAAGGATATAAATATTATCTTGATGAACTGCTGAAAGTTGAAAAACTTACAAAAGAGGAAAAGAATAATATAGAACTTGAGTATGAGCATAGAATCAATGAACTTGATCAGCTTCTGCAAAAAACTTCTTCTCTTCTTTCTAAGATGACAACTTATGCAGGGATAGCAATAGAGCCAAGCACTATAGTAGAAAGAATAAAAAGAATAGAACTAGTACATATAGACGAGTTTATGATTCTGGCTGTTATAGTTATGGAGAACAGGGCTGTAAAGACTAAAAAGATAATGCTGGATCAGTCTATTTCAAAAGAGGAACTTGAGGGAATCTCAAGAGAGTTAAATATAAAAGTAGCAAATCATGAAATAAATTCAGGAAATATAGAAAAATTTATTTTAGGAAAAAAATTATTAACAGTTGATATAGAACAATATGAAGATGACAGTAAACTGTTTATAAATAATGTTCCGAGTATCTTTAAAGATAAGAATGTTAATGAGGTTTCAGAAGTCTTAGAACTTTTCCACCATAGAAAAGATATAAAACTTTTATTTGAGCAGCTTGTGAAAAACAGGGACAGCTCCTATGGAAAAGTGAATGTAGTATTTGGAGAAGAATTAGGAATAAAAGGATTAGAAGACTATAGCTTCGTATATTCATTATATAAGGCAGGAGCATCTCAAGGAATACTTGGAGTAATAGGTCCCAAAAGAATGGCATATTCAAAAACAATGGGACTGATAAAATATGTAACTCAAGAAGTAAATAAAATGTTAAACAAAATAGAGAGAAAGGACGAAACAAATGATAAATGATAAAGAAAAAGAATTAGAAAAGGAATTAGATAAAGAAATGAAAAAGGAAGTTGAAACTTTCGAAGAAGATATAATAAAAGAGGAAGAAGCAAAAGAAGAATGTGGATGCGGATGTAAAGGTCATGGAGAAGAAAAAGGATCTTGCTGCTGCGATAAAGAAGAAAAGGACACAGATGAAGAAATTGGAAAGTTAAAAGCTGAAGTAGAAGATTGGAAACAATCTTACCTTAGAAAACAAGCTGATTTTCAAAACTTTACAAAAAGAAAAGAAAAAGAAGTTGAAGAATTAAGAAAATTCGCTTCTGAAAAAATAGTTACAAAATTATTAGATGGAGTTGATAACTTAGAAAGAGCTATATCAGCCTCAGAAGCAACAAAAGATTTTGATGGTCTTGTAAAAGGTGTGGATATGATATTAGGTCAACTGAAAGGTATCATGGAAACTGAAGGTGTAGAATCAATAAAAGCTGAAGGAAAATATGATCCAATGTATCATCATGCTGTAATGGTAGAAGATAATCCAGAATTTGAAGATGATACTATTATTCTTGAACTTCAAAAAGGTTATACAATGAAAGGTAAAGTAATAAGACCAGCAATGGTTAAAGTATGTAAAAGAGGTTAATAAAAAACCTTAATATAAAAAAGTTAAAAATAAAATTTAAATATAGACGACATTTTAGGAGGTAATTAATAATGAGTAAAATAATTGGAATTGACTTAGGAACAACAAACTCTTGCGTAGCAATAATGGAGGGAGGAAGTGTTACAATAATCCCTAACTCTGAAGGAGCAAGAACAACTCCATCAGTTGTAAACATTAAAGAAAATGGAGAAATTATAGTAGGAGAAATTGCAAAAAGACAAGCAATAACTAACCCAATGTCAACTGTAAGTTCAATCAAAACTCACATGGGTTCTGACTACAAAGTAGAAATTTTTGGGAAAAAATATACTCCACAAGAAATTTCAGCGATGACACTTAAAAAATTGAAAAAAGATGCTGAAGCTTATTTGGGAGAACCTGTAACTGAAGCAGTTATTACTGTGCCAGCTTATTTTACAGACTCACAAAGACAAGCAACAAAGGATGCTGGAGTTATTGCAGGATTAGATGTAAAAAGAATAATCAACGAACCAACAGCAGCAGCACTTGCTTATGGACTTGAAAAGAAAAAAGAAGAAAAAGTTCTAGTATTCGACTTAGGAGGAGGAACATTTGACGTATCTGTATTGGAAATAGCTGATGGAGTTATTGAAGTTATATCTACAGCAGGGAACAACCACCTAGGAGGAGACGACTTTGATGCTGAAGTTATCAAATGGTTAACAGCTGAATTCAAAAAAGAAACTGGAATTGATCTTTCAAATGATAAAATGGCATATCAAAGACTTAAAGATGCAGCTGAAAAAGCTAAAAAAGAACTTTCTACAATGATGGAAACTTCTATATCTTTACCATTTATTACTATGGATGCTACAGGACCTAAACACTTAGAAATGAAATTAACAAGAGCTAAATTTAATGATTTGACTAAACATTTAGTAGAAGCAACTCAAGGACCTACAAAAACTGCTTTAAAAGATGCTGGGTTAAATCCATCAGAAATTAATGAAGTATTACTAGTAGGAGGATCTACAAGAATACCAGCAGTTCAAGAATGGGTAGAATCATTCTTTGGTAAAAAACCTAACAAAGGGATCAACCCTGATGAAGTTGTTGCAGCAGGAGCAGCTATCCAAGGTGGAGTACTAATGGGAGATGTTAAAGACGTTTTATTACTTGATGTAACTCCATTATCATTAGGAATTGAAACTCTAGGTGGAGTATTTACTAAAATGATTGAGAAAAATACTACTATCCCAGTTAAAAAATCACAAGTTTACTCAACAGCTGTGGATAATCAGCCAGCAGTAACAATCAATGTATTACAAGGTGAAAGAGCAAAAGCTTCTGATAACCATAAATTAGGAGAATTCAATCTTGAAGGAATTCCAGCAGCTCCAAGAGGGGTGCCTCAAATCGAAGTAACATTTGATATAGATGCTAATGGAATTGTTCATGTATCAGCTAAAGATTTAGGAACTGGAAAAGAAAATACAGTAACTATTTCTGGATCAACTAACTTATCTAAAGAAGATATTGATAGAATGACTAAAGAAGCTGAAGCTAATGAAGCTGAAGATAAAAAATTTAAAGAATTAGTAGAAACTAGAAATAAAGCAGATATGCTTATTGCTTCTACTGAAAAGTCTCTAAAAGAATATGGAGATAAAGCTACTGAACAAGAGAAAAAAGATATTGAAGCAGCTATTGAAGAACTTAAAAAAGTAAAAGATGGAGAAGATAAAGACGCTATAGAAAAAGCTATGGAAAATTTATCACAAGTAGCTCACAAGTTTGCTGAAGAAATCTACAAAGAAGCTCAAGCTAAGGCACAAGCTGAACAAGGCGCTGCAGGAGCTCAAGGTGGAGAGAAAAAAGCTGATGATGATGTAGCAGATGCTGAAGTTGTTGACTAATAATTAATTGAATAATTCCTGAAAAGGAAAACCAATAGAGGGAATAGGGTACTTTACTCTATTCCCTTTCTGGTAATTAGATTTGACTATCTTTGACAGAATAAAGGAGGGGAAATGAAAGGAAGAGGATACCTAGAGATAAAAGATTTAGGAATGCTTGAGGTATGTGAGGAAATAGATGGTATCAGCAGTGTCAACTTTAGAGAAGTTAAACTGGAAGAAATATATTCAGAAGAAGTAGAGAAATGTATAGAACAGCTTAAAGAATATTTTGCTGGAAAAAGAAAAACTTTTGATATAAAACTTGATATAAGTCAGGGAACAGAATTTCAGCAGGAAGCTTGGAAAGCTCTGTTAGCAATACCATATGGAGAAACAAGATCATATCAAGGTCAGGCAATAGCTATGAAAAATCCTAAGGCTGTGAGAGCTGTTGGCGGAGCTAATCACAGAAATCCTATTTCAATCATAATCCCTTGTCACAGAGTAATAGGTAAGAATGGAAAATTAACAGGATATGGAGGAGGTCTTTTCAGAAAAGAATATCTGCTGGACCTGGAAAAAGCTGAATATAGGAGATAAAAATGGAATATAGTTTAAAAAATAGTTTGATGGAAATAAGAGTAGAGAGTTTAGGTGCTGAACTTACAGGAATGAAAGATTTAGAAGCAGGGATAGAACATATATGGCAGAAAGATCCTCAATTTTGGGCAAAGAGTTCTCCTATACTATTTCCTTTTGTTGGAGCTTTAAAGGATGACAGATATTTTTATGAAGGAAAAGAATATAATCTTAATTTAAAACATGGATTTGCAAGAGATTATGAATTTCAGATGAGTGATCAGGGAGATGACTATCTGGAATTTCTTTTTGCTTCAAATGATGAAACAAGAAGAGTATATCCTTTTGATTTTAAACTTTATGTAAAATATATTATAAAAGATAAAAAGTTAAGAATTGAATATAAAATAGAAAATACAGGAAAAAGAGAAATGTATTTTTCATTGGGAGCACATCCAGCATTTAATATACCAGTAGGAAATGGAATGGGATTTTCAGATTATTATCTGGAATTTGAAAAAACAGAAACAGGAGAGGTAAAAACTTTTAATGGAACTTTGATATCTTCTCAAAAGAAAATAAAAGCTTTTGAGGGAAAGAGAATCAATTTAGAAATAGATACTTTTAAAAATGATGCTCTCATTATTGAAAATCCAAATTCTAAAGTTGTTTATTTAAAAAACAATAAGAACAGTAGAGGAATAAAGTTTGTATATGAAGGTTTTAAATATATAGCTTTCTGGAATAAACCAGGAGCAGAATATGTGTGTCTGGAGCCTTGGAATGGAATATCAGACTTTGATAATGCTTCAGGAAACCTTAAAGAAAAAGCAGGAATAGAAAAAATAGAAAAAGATGAAATATACCAAAAAGCATTAGACATAACTATTTTATAGTTTATATAAAAATAGTATCATGTTATAATGAAATTTGTGATATAATACTTTAGATATTAGAAATGGAGGAAAATATTAAATGGCAAAAAGAGATTATTATGAAGTGTTAGGAGTAGCAAAAGATGCTTCTGAAGCTGATATTAAGAAAGCATACAGAAAAGCTGCCATGAAATATCATCCTGATAAATTCAGTAACGCCAGCGAAAAAGAGAAAAAAGATGCTGA encodes:
- the dnaK gene encoding molecular chaperone DnaK, with amino-acid sequence MSKIIGIDLGTTNSCVAIMEGGSVTIIPNSEGARTTPSVVNIKENGEIIVGEIAKRQAITNPMSTVSSIKTHMGSDYKVEIFGKKYTPQEISAMTLKKLKKDAEAYLGEPVTEAVITVPAYFTDSQRQATKDAGVIAGLDVKRIINEPTAAALAYGLEKKKEEKVLVFDLGGGTFDVSVLEIADGVIEVISTAGNNHLGGDDFDAEVIKWLTAEFKKETGIDLSNDKMAYQRLKDAAEKAKKELSTMMETSISLPFITMDATGPKHLEMKLTRAKFNDLTKHLVEATQGPTKTALKDAGLNPSEINEVLLVGGSTRIPAVQEWVESFFGKKPNKGINPDEVVAAGAAIQGGVLMGDVKDVLLLDVTPLSLGIETLGGVFTKMIEKNTTIPVKKSQVYSTAVDNQPAVTINVLQGERAKASDNHKLGEFNLEGIPAAPRGVPQIEVTFDIDANGIVHVSAKDLGTGKENTVTISGSTNLSKEDIDRMTKEAEANEAEDKKFKELVETRNKADMLIASTEKSLKEYGDKATEQEKKDIEAAIEELKKVKDGEDKDAIEKAMENLSQVAHKFAEEIYKEAQAKAQAEQGAAGAQGGEKKADDDVADAEVVD
- the ctlX gene encoding citrulline utilization hydrolase CtlX, whose amino-acid sequence is MKDFLTNKVLMVRPIAFTYNAETAKDNLYQKNDHKDGKELQDKAVVEFDTLVEKLREATIEVLIVQDTKEPHTPDSIFPNNWFSTHKDETLVLYPMYAENRRLERTPKILDFVKDKEALKIIDLTENEKEGKVLEGTGSMCLDRKNKIAYASLSKRTNKELFEEFCKMMNYKPVSFSGKQTIDGKQSPIYHTNVLMAIGEEYVLIFLDSIVDEKEKEIVRKSILNSGKELIEITEEQTNHFLGNALELRKKDGSKVLVMSKSANDILRDDQRKIIEKSAKIVYSDIPTIERYGGGSVRCMIAEFFL
- a CDS encoding methylated-DNA--[protein]-cysteine S-methyltransferase — protein: MKGRGYLEIKDLGMLEVCEEIDGISSVNFREVKLEEIYSEEVEKCIEQLKEYFAGKRKTFDIKLDISQGTEFQQEAWKALLAIPYGETRSYQGQAIAMKNPKAVRAVGGANHRNPISIIIPCHRVIGKNGKLTGYGGGLFRKEYLLDLEKAEYRR
- the grpE gene encoding nucleotide exchange factor GrpE, with the protein product MINDKEKELEKELDKEMKKEVETFEEDIIKEEEAKEECGCGCKGHGEEKGSCCCDKEEKDTDEEIGKLKAEVEDWKQSYLRKQADFQNFTKRKEKEVEELRKFASEKIVTKLLDGVDNLERAISASEATKDFDGLVKGVDMILGQLKGIMETEGVESIKAEGKYDPMYHHAVMVEDNPEFEDDTIILELQKGYTMKGKVIRPAMVKVCKRG
- a CDS encoding aldose 1-epimerase family protein; this translates as MEYSLKNSLMEIRVESLGAELTGMKDLEAGIEHIWQKDPQFWAKSSPILFPFVGALKDDRYFYEGKEYNLNLKHGFARDYEFQMSDQGDDYLEFLFASNDETRRVYPFDFKLYVKYIIKDKKLRIEYKIENTGKREMYFSLGAHPAFNIPVGNGMGFSDYYLEFEKTETGEVKTFNGTLISSQKKIKAFEGKRINLEIDTFKNDALIIENPNSKVVYLKNNKNSRGIKFVYEGFKYIAFWNKPGAEYVCLEPWNGISDFDNASGNLKEKAGIEKIEKDEIYQKALDITIL
- the hrcA gene encoding heat-inducible transcriptional repressor HrcA, which gives rise to MSISEREKLVLNAIVNYYLTFGDTIGSRTLVKKYGIDLSSATIRNVMADLEDMGYISKTHTSSGRIPTDKGYKYYLDELLKVEKLTKEEKNNIELEYEHRINELDQLLQKTSSLLSKMTTYAGIAIEPSTIVERIKRIELVHIDEFMILAVIVMENRAVKTKKIMLDQSISKEELEGISRELNIKVANHEINSGNIEKFILGKKLLTVDIEQYEDDSKLFINNVPSIFKDKNVNEVSEVLELFHHRKDIKLLFEQLVKNRDSSYGKVNVVFGEELGIKGLEDYSFVYSLYKAGASQGILGVIGPKRMAYSKTMGLIKYVTQEVNKMLNKIERKDETNDK